In Arthrobacter sp. MN05-02, one genomic interval encodes:
- the speG gene encoding N-acetyltransferase: MTATAFIVGAMELASLTPENLGKAVSIRLRPEQEAFVAPVVQSIAEAYVTPTAWPRLVVDGDEVLAFIMGNFDPDHEIDAFRAGIWRLNVAASAQGRGAGRFAVDALEQEARARGVERISVLWERGEHGPEGFYLKLGFIPTGEELFGEVIAFKDLDSRGFSRPG, from the coding sequence GTGACCGCCACTGCGTTTATCGTCGGTGCCATGGAACTTGCGTCCCTGACCCCGGAGAACCTCGGTAAGGCTGTCAGCATCAGGCTTCGGCCCGAACAGGAGGCGTTCGTTGCGCCGGTGGTGCAGTCGATCGCCGAGGCCTATGTGACCCCCACCGCCTGGCCCCGACTGGTGGTCGACGGCGACGAGGTGCTGGCCTTCATCATGGGCAACTTCGATCCCGACCACGAGATCGACGCCTTCCGTGCCGGCATCTGGCGGCTGAATGTAGCGGCGTCCGCGCAAGGCCGCGGCGCAGGACGGTTCGCCGTCGATGCGTTGGAGCAGGAGGCGCGTGCCCGCGGCGTGGAGCGCATCTCTGTCCTATGGGAGCGCGGCGAACACGGCCCGGAAGGGTTCTACCTCAAGCTCGGTTTCATCCCTACCGGAGAGGAACTCTTCGGAGAGGTGATCGCGTTCAAGGACCTGGACAGCCGAGGCTTCTCCCGTCCTGGCTGA